The Parasteatoda tepidariorum isolate YZ-2023 unplaced genomic scaffold, CAS_Ptep_4.0 HiC_scaffold_6367, whole genome shotgun sequence region tatctattaacGACTTATTTTTCCAGTTTACTTCGCCCGATCTCTAATTCAGATAAACTTTTAGAATGCTTGTCTAATTGtctttctgtttatctttgtttttataaaaaagcgaCAGAGGGGTTAGGATTCATATtctttaataacaacaaaacaaaaagtaaacattaGAATAGCCAAAAACAAAAGAGTAGGCAACGCCATCTATTggttcaaaacataaattttctacaTCCAGCCCACTCCAATGTATTGGTTTAACGATGCATTCTATTACAAATAACCATACAAATGTTAtacacttacaaaaaaacaacaagatttaatgaatatttcaaacaaagaaTAAACAGAGCAATCAATCACTTTCTAATAAGTAAAGTCTCTCAATGGGTCTATTTAcaacactgttttttaattgGATTTGGCATGACCTTATTCTACCATCTCTGCcaggaaaaatatcttttattcgACCTAACTTCCACATTAATCTTTTAACATTATCTTCGCGTACAAGTACAACATcaccaattttaaaacttacaatatttttgGGCATTTTATGCATCATGGCAGATCTTAATTCTAGCAAATATTCCTTTTGCCAGCGTTTCCAAAAATGTTCTATCATCATAAGCCTATGTTTCCATCTTTTTGTTAATTCTGCTTTTGAAGACTCTAATTTAGAACTGAAGGATGGTAAAACGGTTAATTGATTACCTATCAAAAAATGCGAAGGACTTAAAGGATCCGGTTCATTAATATCGTTATACATATAAGTTATTGGTCGAGAGTTAATAACAGCTTCAATCTCTGTAAGTACAGTAAGTAATTGttcaaaagttaataaagatttatgtaatattcgttttaatgcaattttaaccGATCTTACCAAACGCTCCCAAAAACCACCCCACCATGGAGCACCTTCGACAATAAACTTCCACTCNgtcaaaaaccactttttgacgtcaaaaacccaaccctgttGAAAACTGACTATCATCAGTAGTCGGCCATTCATTACTCATTCGGCCATTCATTCCATGGAGGCCCATGCCACCATACACCATACATCGTCCTGCACAAGGGCACTAGCGTCGATTCCTTCTCTCGTCAACTAATCAGCAGGATTATCAGAACCAGCACAGTGTTTCCATTGATTGGGATCGCTTCTTTGTTGAATTTTGGTGACTCGGTTTAAGACAAAACATTTCCATTTCCGGGGAGATCCACATATTCAATGCAAAGTGATAGTTGAATCAGTCCACATAAAGATTCTTGATTCAGGAAATTGGTCACGGATTGATACAATCATTCTGGTTCTGATAACAGCAGCCATCAATTCTAGTTTAGAAAGAGACAATTGTTTTAATGGAGAAACGCAACTTTTAGCTATCACTGACTGGGATGATCTAGATGTTGAGCTGGCAGATATCAAATAAATTGTAGCTCCATAAGCACTTTTGCTTGCATCACAAAAGCAGTGCTTGCATCACGAGATGGATCCAAAACTCTATTTTGCCACCTAGTAACCAcaatttgttctaaaaaatgaagttgCTTGTGCCATTCTTgccaatttttattgatttcaagaGGTAGAATATCGTCCCAatcgattttcaaaaaaaaaaaaaatttggaacatGATTTTGACTTGGATCATGAATGAGGACAGCCATTTGAAAGGATCGAAAATTCTTGAAGTAGCTTGCAATAAAGTTCGTATTCTACGAGGATTagaaattataaagttaaaaatgtctccagttttaaaattaaaacagtcaTTCGACAAGTCTCACTACAATCCAAGAACTTTTACTTCTTCAAGAACTTCTTCGCTTCCATCAGCTTGAACTTCTGAGCCATATATTTTGTTGTTCAAAATTCTTGAGTTGGATTTCCACTTCACGAGGTTCATGGAGGCCTGCTTAAATATTAGGGTTGCTTCTTCCTGTACTTGCGATGCTTCCTCTACAGAATTCGTTGAATACACAAGATCATCAACATACATACAAGAATTTAACAGCTTAGTTGTCATGGGATagatgttttgaaatttcttcaagtGATGACGCATAGTTGCTGCTAGTAAAAAGGGGCTTGATGTTGCTCCAAACATCACACGAGTCATTctgtaaatttcaaattttgtattggGAAACTTAGCGTCTTCTGAAATCCATAAAAATCTTAAGGCATCACGATCTTCTGGtgcaattgaaatttgtaaaaaagccTTTTGAATGTCGGCAATTGCAGCAATTTCACCTTTacgaaaattcaataaaactatCAGTAAATCAGGAACTAAGTTAGGTCCTGGCaataaacaatcattcaaaGAATGATGACCTTTTTCTCTAGTTGAAGCATCATAGACTACACACAGTTTTGTTGTGGAATGATCTTCTCTAATTACAGCCCGATGAGGAACATAATAAGTTTTCTTTGAGTTAAAGgtattattttctgatttttctattatttcttcCTTcagttgttaatttattaagtttttatacagTTCGAAAAAATAAGGATTGGACGTAAATCTCTTGATCAATTTTTCATTCGAGgattatgaaaattatgtaaatcaaCTATATCATTCTTCTATGGAAGGTTTACTTCATAACGGCCATCTCTTTTGCGAATAGATTGTTCAAATAAAGAAAGTGCTTTTATATCTTCTTTTTCATCTAAGACCAGTGCTATTCCTAACGATTCTATTTCCCAGaaagatttaatattattagataGCTCTTCAtctaaacataaatttgaaCTAACAGTCATTGATCGTAAATCAAAACTCATAACGGAACTTTGAATACACCATCCTAATCTAGTCTCTACAGCATCTAATGCTTCATTAATTCGTTCGATTTTCCCAGTAACAATTTTCCAGTAAACATCATTTCCTAATAGCACTgaaatttcatttgctttatACAGTTGGTGATCTGTTGGCACATCATCTGAAAGTTTAATTCCCAAAGAATGCAAAGTTTTAGTTAAGTCATTGCcagacattttaatttcagcaGCAGTAATCACTGGATACTCATTAGCTTCAATAATAACAAACTTATCAGGATCAATTAGATCAACAAGTTTCAATTTCACTTTCCTTCTACGACTAATTACATTCTTACTAGATCCAAATGTATgaatacagggatgagatttttccactttttagcggatttccgcctttttcacttttatctcttgaatttcagctttttatcaaaaattcagattttctaaaaatttcacattttttaataaatattccgctttttcagaaaattcaccgattttcaaagagaaacagaaaattttaacta contains the following coding sequences:
- the LOC122273653 gene encoding uncharacterized protein, which gives rise to NEYPVITAAEIKMSGNDLTKTLHSLGIKLSDDVPTDHQLYKANEISVLLGNDVYWKIVTGKIERINEALDAVETRLGWCIQSSVMSFDLRSMTVSSNLCLDEELSNNIKSFWEIESLGIALVLDEKEDIKALSLFEQSIRKRDGRYEEEIIEKSENNTFNSKKTYYVPHRAVIREDHSTTKLCVVYDASTREKGHHSLNDCLLPGPNLVPDLLIVLLNFRKGEIAAIADIQKAFLQISIAPEDRDALRFLWISEDAKFPNTKFEIYRMTRVMFGATSSPFLLAATMRHHLKKFQNIYPMTTKLLNSCMYVDDLVYSTNSVEEASQVQEEATLIFKQASMNLVKWKSNSRILNNKIYGSEVQADGSEEVLEEVKVLGL